The following nucleotide sequence is from Barnesiella viscericola DSM 18177.
AAGCCGAGGACTCTGTCGAGACTGCCGGCGCAAGCCGTGAGGAAGGTGGGGATGACGTCAAATCAGCACGGCCCTTACGTCCGGGGCGACACACGTGTTACAATGGCAGGTACAGAAGGCAGCCAGTCAGCAATGACGCGCGAATCCCGAAAACCTGTCTCAGTTCGGATTGGAGTCTGCAACTCGACTCCATGAAGCTGGATTCGCTAGTAATCGCGCATCAGCCATGGCGCGGTGAATACGTTCCCGGGCCTTGTACACACCGCCCGTCAAGCCATGGAAGCCGGGAGTACCTGAAGCATGCAACCGCAAGGAGCGTACGAAGGTAATACCGGTAACTGGGGCTAAGTCGTAACAAGGTAGCCGTACCGGAAGGTGCGGCTGGAACACCTCCTTTCTGGAGAAGAGATTCCAAGGAAGAGCCGAAAGGACAGATAGAAGTTCGGCCTCTTGACGCACTGCTTCTTTTCATTCATATAAAAAAGGAAACAAAGAGACACCCGCCAGGGCACGATTTGAGACAGTCCTATAGCTCAGTTGGTTAGAGCGCTACACTGATAATGTAGAGGTCGGCAGTTCAAATCTGCCTGGGACTACACCGAAACCTCCGCAAGGAAGGGCCCCGAGGAAAGAAGGGCCCCGAAGGAAAGCGGAAGAGAGGCCGAGAGAAAGCGGGGGGATTAGCTCAGCTGGCTAGAGCACCTGCTTTGCAAGCAGGGGGTCAACGGTTCGAATCCGTTATTCTCCACTAGAAAGATCCTTGACATGTTGGAAAAAAGAGAACACGAGCACGAAGCAAACCCATATCAACCCAAAACGACAGACAATCAGCAATGAATGTCGGCCGAAAGAAAGTAAGAAAGGGCGCATGGAGGATGCCTAGGCTCTCGGAGGCGACGAAGGACGTGATAAGCTGCGAAAAGTTACGGAGAGGCGCAAATAGCCCGTGACCCGTAAATGTCCGAATGGGGCAACCCGGTCAGCAATGACCATACCGCCAAGCGGTAGGCCAACGCGGGGAACTGAAACATCTAAGTACCCGCAGGAAAAGAAAATAACAATGATTCCGCAAGTAGTGGCGAGCGAACGCGGAAGAGCCCAAACCGGCGCTGTTACGGCAGCGCCGGGGTAGAAGGATCCATAACAAAGGCAAGGAAGGAAGTTAGCAGAATACGATGGAAATCGTAGCCGTAGAGGGTGACAGCCCCGTAAGCGAAAACGGACAGAAGCCGAATGGACACCTGAGTAACCCAGGACACGAGAAATCCGGGGCGAATCGGCGGGGACCATCCCGTAAGGCTAAATACTCCCGAGAGACCGATAGCGAACCAGTACTGTGAAGGAAAGGTGAAAAGAACCTCGAACAGAGGAGTGAAAAAGACCCTGAAACCATGCGCCTACAAGCGGTCGGAGCGCGCAAGCGTGACGGCGTGCCTTTTGCATAATGAACCTACGAGTTACTGTTGATGGCAAGGTTAAGCGATTCAGTCGCGGAGCCGAAGCGAAAGCAAGTCCGAACAAGGCGTACAGTCATCAGCAGTAGACGCGAAACCAAGTGATCTACCCTTGGTCAGGTTGAAGGTTGGGTAACACCAACTGGAGGACCGCACTGATAAGCGTTGAAAAGCTTACGGATGAACTGAGGGTAGGAGTGAAAGGCCAATCAAACTTGGAGATAGCTCGTACTCCCCGAAATGCATTTAGGTGCAGCCTCGGGAAATAAGTGTCAGAGGTAGAGCGACTGATAAGATGCGAGGGCTTCACCGCCTATCAAGTCTTGACAAACTCCGAATACTGACACTGGAATCCCGGGAGTGAGGGCATGGGTGCTAAGGTCCATGTCCGAAAGAGGAACAACTCAGACCACCAGCTAAGGTCCCGAAATAAGGGCTAAGTTGAACAAACGAAGTAAAACTGCAAAGACAGCTAGGATGTTGGCTTGGAAGCAGCCATTCATTTAAAGAGTGCGTAACAGCTCACTAGTCGAGGAGTTTTGCATGGATAATAATCGGGCATAAGCCCTTTACCGAAGCTGTGGATGTCGGAAGACATGGTAGGGGAGCATTCCGTCGGCGGTGAAGGTATCTCTCGAGAGATGCTGGAGCTTACGGAAAAGCAAATGTAGGTATAAGTAACGATAAAGGGGGCGAGAAACCCCCTCGCCATAAGACTAAGGATTCCTGATCAACGCTAATCGGATCAGGGTAAGTCGGGACCTAAGGCGCAGCCGAACGGCGGAGCCGATGGAAGAAACGGTCAAGATTCCGTTACTGATATAATGAGCGACGTGGAGACGGAGAAGTGACACACCCGCCTGCTGACGGAATAGCAGGTTAAAGGAGGTAGGTAGACACGGCCCAGGCAAATCCGGGCCGAGTGCCGAAACTGAGAGTATCGAGAGCCCTCGGGCAATCGAATAGCGGTGGTAAGCAGGCTCCCGAGAAAATCCGCTAAGCAAATCGTTATATCACCCGTACTCCAAACGGACACACGTAGTCGGGTAGAATATACCAAGGCGCTCGAAAGATTCACGGTTAAGGAACTAGGCAAATTGACCCTGTAACTTCGGGAAAAAGGGTCCCCAGTAAGATGGGGCGCAGAGAATAGGTCCAGGCAACTGTTTAACAAAAACACAGGGCTGTGCGAAATTGAAAGATGAAGTATACAGCCTGACACCTGCCCGGTGCCGGAAGGTTAAGAGGAGATGTCATCGCAAGAGAAGCATTGAATTGAAGCCCCGGTAAACGGCGGCCGTAACTATAACGGTCCTAAGGTAGCGAAATTCCTTGTCGGGTAAGTTCCGACCTGCACGAATGGTGTAATGATCCGGACACTGTCTCAACCGTGAGTTCGGTGAAATTGTAGTATCGGTGAAGATGCCGATTACCCGCAACGGGACGAACAGACCCCGTGAACCTTTACTGCAACTTAACATTGCGTTTGGGCATTCGATGTGTAGGATAGTCCGGAGGCTGTGAGACGGTGACGCCAGTCATCGTGGAGCCGATGTTGAAATACGGACCTTTGAATGTTTGAACGCTAACTCGCAGGAGCGAGGACACTGTTTGGTGGGTAGTTTGACTGGGGTGGTCGCCTCCAAAAGCGTAACGGAGGCTTCTAAAGGTACCCTCAGACCGATTGGTAACCGGTCGCAGAGTGTAATGGCACAAGGGTGCTTGACTGAGAGACAGACAAGTCGACCAGGTAGGAAACTAGAGCATAGTGATCCGGTGGTTCCGCATGGAAGGGCCATCGCTCAAAGGATAAAAGGTACTCCGGGGATAACAGGCTGATCCCTCCCAAGAGCTCATATCGACGGAGTGGTTTGGCACCTCGATGTCGGCTCGTCACATCCTGGGGCTGGAGAAGGTCCCAAGGGTTGGGCTGTTCGCCCATTAAAGTGGCACGCGAGCTGGGTTCAGAACGTCGTGAGACAGTTCGGTCTCTATCTGTTGTGGGCGCAGGAAATTTGCGGGGGTCCGACACTAGTACGAGAGGACCGTGTTGGACAGACCCCTGGTGTATCGGTTGTTCCGCCAGGAGCACAGCCGAGTAGCTAAGTCTGGAAGGGATAAGCGCTGAAAGCATCTAAGTGCGAAGCCCGCCCCAAGATAAGATTTCCAAGAGGGACGTCAGAGACGATGACGTAGATAGGTCGCAGGTGTATAGGCAGCAATGTCACAGCCGAGCGAAACTAATCTCCCGAAACTTTCTGTAAGGCGAGTCGGGAAGGGCCGATAAGGGGAAGCGAGAAAAGAAGAGTGCAAAGAGTTCAAATTTTTCAAACGTCAAGGATCAAGATATTTAAGGCGGTTATAGCACGGGGGATCCACCTCTACCCATTCCGAACAGAGAAGTTAAGCCCCGTCACGCCGATGGTACTGCGCAAGTGGGAGAGTAGGTAGCCGCCACCTTAAAGAATAGAGCCGGAAGGAAGTCAAGAGAAGACAACCCTCCGGCTCTTTTTTTATGCTCGCGCCCAGGGGGACAGGCAGCCTTTGTACCCCTCTGTACCCTCGGGAGACTGAGTCATACCGACTTGATGCGGAATCTAGGAAATACCCGGGAGAAGAATACTGCCAGCGATACCTGTCTGGCCCCTGCATCAAGTGCGGGGTGACACGAAATATTCATTCTTTTTGGAGTAGCTCCTATACCCACGCTGCACTTGCTTGGATAGTTTGTATCCTGTTGTATGGTCGGGGGGAGATAAATAACCCGCGCAACGTAGATTCGTTGCGCGGGTAGTCAAAGATAGTATTGTGTATTTATGAGAGAGGTTATTTGTTAATGTCCATTAGCCATTTACCATCTCTTTTGACCATGGCTTGACTGCCGTCTTTGGTGGTACCGTCGCCAAATGTTTGTTTGAATTTGATGACGGCACTGTTTCCATCTTCCGATATTTCTTCAGAGGTGATTTCAATACCTTTGAGTCCTCCCAATTTTTCATATTCTTTGGCTCCTTTCTCTTGCAATAGACTGGTCCACATGGCTTTCTGCTCTTGGATCTGTTCTTGGGTAAGCCCCTCTTTGAAGGCCATGCCCTCTACAAACTGTTCGTATTTGCCTGCCTTCAAGAGGTCTACATACTCGAGTAGTGCATCACTGGGTGTGCTGGACGATGTGGAACATGCGAACATCATCATGGCAATGGCCATCATACTGAAATAAAAAAATCTTTTCATAAGTCTCCCTTTTTTAATGGTGAATAAAAATGATAATTAAAACGAGTAAATTATTTGTAGTTTTTGATTTTGTGCAATGTCGTTGGGTAGCAGGTATGTCCCTCCAAGACCAGGAATATTGATGTGACTTAACCGACCTTCGGAGAGGTCGATTCCCTCTTTTTGGTAGACGTAGTTAACCAGTTCGGTACAGTACATTTGAGTCGTGTCGGTCAAGTTGTAGTCGTGGTCGAACAGGACTCCGGCCTCGAAGAGTGCGAGGGCATGTTGGGCGGCTCGTTGTGCGGCTTGGCTTTCGCCGTCTACTCTCATGACGGCTCCTCGTGAAGCTCGATCGGGAGCAAAGAACCGGTACAAATCATCAATTTTTACTCGGTCTGCATCGCCTTTGTAGTCGGGTTCGCCCGGTACGGCGTGAATGACATACCAGTTATTATCTATCTGTTTGAGGATTCCTATATGTGAATAGGTGCCTTTTGAGTCGGCCGCCAACACGATTTGACTGGTCAATCCCATTCCTCGGCGGAACACAATATCACCTTCGTGGAACTTGTCGACCGGCAGGTCGATAGCATGTCCCCTTTCTTGATCTTTACAACTTGGTGCAAAGAGGGTGCAGCACACCCCAATAGTCCCCCAGATAAATATCGATTTAAACATCATTTGCAAATGTAAACAAAAAAGAGAAAAATCCAAATGATTTCTCTTTTTTCTGCTTTATTTGTTAAAGATGATGAGTTTCTGTCTCGTAAATGATGACTTCTTGAATTGTGTGAAAATAGAATCGGGTCCCTATTTTCACGAAGAGGCCCCCGATTTGGCTTTTAAAGCCTGACTGTACGGGCTGTCGTCGTTTATTGTTCCAAGGCTTTTTTGAAGATGGCCTCGACTTCGTTGGGGTAGATTCCGCCTTCGTGTACCTTTTCGTCGCCGATATAGAAGGTGGGTACGTAGTAATAGTCGTATTGGTCGGCCAGTTCGGGTTGTTCGGTCTCTTCGATGGTTTCGATGACGATGTCCTTGTATTCGGGCCGTTTTTTCAGTTCGTCGATATAGTTGAAGGCCTTTTTGCAAAAGGGACAACGAGCTTGGTAGAAAAGTTTGATCGGTTTCATGTCGATGATTTTATTTCATGTTTCAGGACAAATATACTCTATTTCGGGAGATGTCGAGCCGGTTGACGGTATTAATTACAAAGATGATGAATTTTTGTTCGGCAGAGTGTGGAATATCGTATTGTATAAATCGCTGTTGATGAGAAGAAACCCTCTATTTGAGCGCTACTGTAACCCTTGAAAAAGTTTTGTCGGCTCATTGTTTGCATTTCAACTTTTCTGTATTTTTGCACCGAGATTGAGCAAGCTCAATCGGTGACATATTTAAGAAGAAGCGTTATGCTTATCTTGTAGTTTGAAAACGTAGGAAATTTTCTAAACGAGATGCAAGGTTAGGCATAGTGGTTCTCACGCATCACGGCGTGGGCTGCTATCTCATATCTGTATCTCGGGTTTTTCCTACGGCCTTCAAACTGCGGTATGAGTGTTCAGTTCCACGCTTGAACCAATAATAATTATGTATAACCCTGATACAAAGGCCAATGATGAGGTCCTATCTACAAATTGATACCATAATGTTCCCGTTATTGTCAATGATTCAAACACAATCAAGGTCGTTTATAGGAATAATCATAGTCCAAGAATAGGAGTAATAAACTTCGAGTTTTTATTGCTTAGTAAAAATGGTTTTAATCTGTAACATTAACGTGAATATCGTATTCGTCTTTTTTGTCTTGAATCTTTTTAACTTCATTAATCCAAAAGCTAACATTGTTAATAAAACTATCCCATCTAACCATATGTATGTAACTGACATAACCACGGTAAACATTATCGCCAATATTGCAAATTGAATGTGTTTTCTCTATTTGATTAAACATATTCGCTCGTAAAACTTTAAATAGTTTATTTGTATGCCATAACATACATCCTGACTGACAGCATCTCTTCGGTTCGAGCATATAATCATACCTACCGTTAATATCAGGAAGAACGACTGCCAGTATACCATTTCTTCTGCTGGTTCTGTCATTTCGAGTTGTCTCTCTTAGAGAATAAGACACTTCCCAAGGAATCCATTGATCATCTTCGCTTTTATTTAATTCTTTCATATTAGGAGAAATAAGTACAATAGTAATGCTACTATCAAAAATTTTGTTTCTTAATTTTGACTCCACAGTGGAGTCTTTAAAATTGGATAGATCCTCACCATCTAGTTCTCCTTTATTAATGAGATCATCATCTTCAAGCTTATCCTGTAGCTCATCAACATAGTGACGAACTTTGGTTGATTCGTACCAAGGTGTTCTTTCAAGATGTTCCACAGAAGTATCACCATATTTATATGATATAAAAATCTTATGTCCCATGATTATTTATAAATTAAGTCACTAGTGTCCGGAAAAAAATTCTCCGACAATGTTTTAATTATTAAACATCAATAAGTTACAAACATCAGAAAATTTTTCGATTAGAACATCAGTAACTTTGCGGTAGCCATCAAGAGGTTATCCGCAAGCCATGAACAAAGGAAAAACAATCTTCGCTCAGATTATGTCTCTCATTAACGAATACGAGTTCAAGAAATGTGTCGACCGCTACAAAGGTGACCGGCATGCTATCAAATTCAATTGTCGTGACCAGTTCATGGTGATGAGTTTTGCACAGTTCACTGACAGAGCTGGTTTGAGAGATATAGAGACTACACTTAACCTCTGCGGCGACCTCTATCGCTCCGGAATCAAGGCAATACCTCGATCCACGCTTGCGGAGGCCAATGAGAAGAAGGATTGGCGTATATATCAATACTTTGCGATGACTTTGGTAAAGGAAGCCACGATACTTTACAAGGATGAAAAGCTGCGAATTGGTCTTGAGGAGATGATATATGCGTTTGACAGCAGTACCATTGACCTGTGTCTTAAGTTGTGTCCATGGGCCGAGTTTCATCATGGTAAGGGTGCGTTCAAGATACATACACTGATGGATCTGCGAGGCTCGATTCCCACATTTGTCATGCTCACGCCAGGCAAGGTTAACGATGCCAGGATGATGGACAAGATTCCTGTTGAAGCAGGTGCTTTCTACCTGATGGATAGGGGATATGTTGCCTTTGAAAAACTTTACAAGCATTTCCAGCAAAAGGGCGCCTACTTTGTTACACGCGCCAAGGACAATATGTCTTATGAGGTTATTGAGTCCAGACCTGTCAACAAAGACTCGGGCGTTCTTTCGGATGAGACTATCAGACTTGCTGGATATTACTCTACCAGAAAGTATCCCGACACATTGAGACTTGTTGTATATGAAGACATTGAGACTGGAAGAGTATATCGATTTCTGACCAACAACTTTGCGATTGACGATCCGCTGACTATTGCGGAACTCTACCGTGAACGCTGGCTGATAGAACTGTTCTTCAAATGGATCAAGCAGCATCTTCACATCAGGACTTTCTACGGCACTTCCAAGAACGCCGTGTACACGCAGATATGGATAGCCATTTGTGACTATCTTCTGCTCATCATTGCGAAGAAGCGATACGGGTTGGATCCAAGTCTTCATTCTATCTCTAACTCAATCGGACAAGTCCTCTTCCAGAGGGCGGATATCCGTGAAATTTATAATCAGCCGACAACTCCCGTTTGTGTTCCGGAGGCGGGTTCTGTCGAGCAACCTACTTTATGGTAAAATTTCTCCGGACAGCAGTGATATTGGATAATAAGGCCGGTGAAATCTCGTTCCAAGACCCGATTTATGCCTATTGGTTGAAGACTGAGTTCTTTGCAAAATAATAAGACTATGAATAAGTATAACCTTACTTGGATTGACTTCGCCAATAAGAAAAGGTGCAGGCTTACTAAAGCTATAAATACTTTAGTAGTTATTTCTTGGAGAAAGCTTAATGTTGTATTATTCTATTCTTACCATCCCGGCCAACTGCACGAAATAATCATTTGACCAAATATCAAGTTCTTTTGGATTGCGCACGAAAGGCAATACATCTTCTTTCACTTGTTTTATATCAGCTGAAGAGAGACGCTCAATGAGTTTCTCCTTGAATAACTCTGGAGTGATATTCTCATTGTTGAACTGCTTGCATCGTTCTGCCAAATGAGCAAAATCAAGTGGAATATTATGGCGTACATACCATTCAAAGTCGTACCAATCACGACCTTTTACTCTGTTCTTCCACGCACGATATACTAAGGCGTGCATCTTGCCTGCAAACAAGTCGGGAAGTGTAAAACAACGGGTCATAAATGAATATGGCTGAAGCAATAGCTTCTGTTCCATCTTGAAGTTCAACGGTGGGCAAGTATCTACTTCTATCTTTATCTTTATAGATTTCTCTGTTTGGAAAGTCACATCATACACATCGGTATTATCTTTAAGAAATGCCGATTCGACCTTTCCGAAATTCCTCTTGTCTTTTTTCTTTATTTCAACCTCACGGCCTACCATTGTAAAAGCATCAACGATAGCAGGAAAGTATTTCGTAAAATCGAACTTATCATCTTGCGTAAGCAATGAAAAATCCATATCCTCACTGAAACGCTGTAAGCCATGAAAGATTCTCAAGCAAGTTCCACCATAGAAAGCCGCCGACTCAAAAAAGCCTCCGGCATACAAGCCAGCAAGTATCACTTGTTGGTTCACTTCAAATATAGCGTTTCTCTTCTGTTGCTCTGTTGTTAAATCATAACGGGAGAGCATATTGTCGAATATTTCATTTTTCATCGTCTTAAGAATTTTAAAAGTGTCGAAATTGAATCGGCCTTTTTGCCAACTTTTATGTAGTCTTCGAATATGGTTTTATCCATCTTATTGAACTCATCCATATCCATACGAATATCCTGTTCAAGATATGTTTCCACATCTTTCATATAGCGAAGATTGACCTGCGAGGAATTGGCAATCAAATCACACAAAGCCTTTTCCGGTGATGCAATAAGAAAAGCATAATTATCCTTATACATACTCCTTACTCCTATTGGAAATGCTATTTTTGAGATATGTTTGTAGTCATAACAGCCGACCGGAGTTTGAAAGCTACGCGAATGCTTTACCGTCATTGATTGATGAACATATACAGCCTCGGGGATAAGTCCATAATATCGTAGTGCAGTAGACATTGAAATATACGAAGGTGTATAGAGATGATTGGCTATCAACTCACTCGATAGGGTCTTTCCTGAATATTCGGGGTTGATCACATAAAGTCCTCGCTTCAATCTGATGATAATCCCTTGCTTTTCGAGCCAGGTTACTTTCTTGTCAGCAGACTTAAGTTCTGGATATAACGATTCAATGATTGAAGTCGTTACTGGAATGGTTCCTATTTCATTTAATTGCCTGTCCATACTGCAAATATAGTAATATTTTGAACAATAAAAGAAATAATACTTCTTTTTCTGCTCAAAATATTACTACTCGGACAATCTTAAGAAATAGCGACCGCTGCCACATAAGGCTGTTGTTTGTAACAATCACCGAAACACTGACCACACAGCAACTAAACAATATTAACCTTATAGCCGGAGAAAAGGCCCTCAGTTCAACTGAAGTGATGCATCGCTATCAAATATCTTCAACGACTTCAATATCACGCTCAAAGGCAGCCCTTATCAAGAATGATATATTGGATAATAAAGCCGGTGAAATCTCGTTTCAGGACCCGATTTATGCCTATTGGTTGAAGACTGAGTACTTTGCAAAATAATCATAATGTGGCTCTCGGTTTCAGAGCCATTTTTGTACCTTTTCTTATCAAAAAACGGCATTTTTCACAAGTTTTTGTACCGCACATTTTGATATTCAAGAAATTACACTTACTTTTACTTTCCAAAATGGAGGTACAAGCCGAGAATGGTGCTAAATATCACTAACTTACACATTCTCAGATACTTGCCAACCTGCTGGTTGTACCTTTTAGAGCGCTATACTATTGATAATCAACGATGTACACATACTGCATCGGGAAATGTCTTATATAAACAATTGATTACCAATAAGTTACAATTTTAAAAAGTTCGAATTTTCGCACAATCTTGTTGCCCGACTTTCAAAAGAGCAACAATAGCAACAATTTTATAGGCTTTCACAAATTTGCCTCTGACATTCCAAAAAAATTCGCTCCCGATTGAGGCTACTCGACTCTATCTGCTTTTGTATCCGATTCTCATTCATTTATTGCTGTGAATCGCTCAAATCTTGTTTATCATATTGCACACCTATCATTTATTACGTTTATCCCATGCTCTTCGACAATAAGGATGACCATTGCAAGAAATTCAGTTTTTATATGATCAAGAACTCCGATACAGGAGCCTGGCATTAGAGGCTTGCACCGGCATACGACCTCACGCTATACACCGAAGGATATAACGGAGAACACGTAGCCTTCGTCAATGGCACAGGTCATCCTGAATTATCCGACTTTATCGCTGTTGGCACAAAAATAAAAATCCCTAAAACAAGATGCCGCGAGATAATTGACGAAGTCCGTTCGGCTGCCAGGAATTAATTCGCTATGACATTATGCGATAAAGGTATTCTGTTCCAATTGTATAGCTGACAACCGTACATTATATATCTAAACAACACTATTTAACATCATTATGCCAGTTTCTTGCACATGCCTTTTATTAACTTTATTCCATGAAAACATCGAAGATAAAACTGACATTGAGTGACGGTAGCGTTGTTGAGGCGCAAGCCCCACTAATTGTATCTGCGAGTCGTGCGACAGATATTCCTGCGTTTTATGCCGGTTGGTTCTTCAATCGGCTTCGGCAAGGATATGTACGTTGGCGCAATCCATATAATGGAAAAGACTCTTATGTTTCTTTCGCCAACACGAAGTTCATCGTTTTCTGGTCAAAAAATCCAAAACCGCTTCTACCATTCCTCCCTATCCTAAAAGAGATGGAAATCGGGTGCTATATTCAATACACACTGAACGACTACTTTGTAGAGGGATTGGAGCCGAATGTCCCGGCGCTCGCCGAGCGAATCGACACATTCAAGCGGTTGGTTGATGAATTGGGCATCGGAGCTGTTGTTTGGCGTTTCGATCCGTTGATTCTTACCAACAAGATCTCAACAGATGATTTATTGAATAAAATTGAATACATTGCCAATCAACTGCGTGGATATACCGATAAACTCGTTTTCAGTTTTGCAGATATCTCTGCATACCGAAAAGTCGGCAGAAACCTCTCGGAAGCCGGTGTGCATTATCGTGAATGGACTGAATATGAAATGATTGATTTCTCTCACCGGCTTTCTGAGCTGAATCTCGGTTTGGAACTTGCCACTTGCGCCGAAAAGGTGGATTTGTTACAGTTCGGAATAGTTCACAACCGCTGCATAGACCCCAATTTGA
It contains:
- a CDS encoding IS4 family transposase, producing MNKGKTIFAQIMSLINEYEFKKCVDRYKGDRHAIKFNCRDQFMVMSFAQFTDRAGLRDIETTLNLCGDLYRSGIKAIPRSTLAEANEKKDWRIYQYFAMTLVKEATILYKDEKLRIGLEEMIYAFDSSTIDLCLKLCPWAEFHHGKGAFKIHTLMDLRGSIPTFVMLTPGKVNDARMMDKIPVEAGAFYLMDRGYVAFEKLYKHFQQKGAYFVTRAKDNMSYEVIESRPVNKDSGVLSDETIRLAGYYSTRKYPDTLRLVVYEDIETGRVYRFLTNNFAIDDPLTIAELYRERWLIELFFKWIKQHLHIRTFYGTSKNAVYTQIWIAICDYLLLIIAKKRYGLDPSLHSISNSIGQVLFQRADIREIYNQPTTPVCVPEAGSVEQPTLW
- a CDS encoding nucleotidyl transferase AbiEii/AbiGii toxin family protein, translated to MKNEIFDNMLSRYDLTTEQQKRNAIFEVNQQVILAGLYAGGFFESAAFYGGTCLRIFHGLQRFSEDMDFSLLTQDDKFDFTKYFPAIVDAFTMVGREVEIKKKDKRNFGKVESAFLKDNTDVYDVTFQTEKSIKIKIEVDTCPPLNFKMEQKLLLQPYSFMTRCFTLPDLFAGKMHALVYRAWKNRVKGRDWYDFEWYVRHNIPLDFAHLAERCKQFNNENITPELFKEKLIERLSSADIKQVKEDVLPFVRNPKELDIWSNDYFVQLAGMVRIE
- a CDS encoding glutaredoxin family protein, which codes for MKPIKLFYQARCPFCKKAFNYIDELKKRPEYKDIVIETIEETEQPELADQYDYYYVPTFYIGDEKVHEGGIYPNEVEAIFKKALEQ
- a CDS encoding DUF1848 domain-containing protein encodes the protein MKTSKIKLTLSDGSVVEAQAPLIVSASRATDIPAFYAGWFFNRLRQGYVRWRNPYNGKDSYVSFANTKFIVFWSKNPKPLLPFLPILKEMEIGCYIQYTLNDYFVEGLEPNVPALAERIDTFKRLVDELGIGAVVWRFDPLILTNKISTDDLLNKIEYIANQLRGYTDKLVFSFADISAYRKVGRNLSEAGVHYREWTEYEMIDFSHRLSELNLGLELATCAEKVDLLQFGIVHNRCIDPNLISRLKPELQPYIQNLKTDKGQRTLCGCITSNDIGTYNSCPHGCVYCYANANPFSAKQNFIRHQQNPNNDSIL
- a CDS encoding TIR domain-containing protein, with product MGHKIFISYKYGDTSVEHLERTPWYESTKVRHYVDELQDKLEDDDLINKGELDGEDLSNFKDSTVESKLRNKIFDSSITIVLISPNMKELNKSEDDQWIPWEVSYSLRETTRNDRTSRRNGILAVVLPDINGRYDYMLEPKRCCQSGCMLWHTNKLFKVLRANMFNQIEKTHSICNIGDNVYRGYVSYIHMVRWDSFINNVSFWINEVKKIQDKKDEYDIHVNVTD
- a CDS encoding DUF4878 domain-containing protein, with the translated sequence MKRFFYFSMMAIAMMMFACSTSSSTPSDALLEYVDLLKAGKYEQFVEGMAFKEGLTQEQIQEQKAMWTSLLQEKGAKEYEKLGGLKGIEITSEEISEDGNSAVIKFKQTFGDGTTKDGSQAMVKRDGKWLMDINK
- a CDS encoding type IV toxin-antitoxin system AbiEi family antitoxin domain-containing protein, with amino-acid sequence MDRQLNEIGTIPVTTSIIESLYPELKSADKKVTWLEKQGIIIRLKRGLYVINPEYSGKTLSSELIANHLYTPSYISMSTALRYYGLIPEAVYVHQSMTVKHSRSFQTPVGCYDYKHISKIAFPIGVRSMYKDNYAFLIASPEKALCDLIANSSQVNLRYMKDVETYLEQDIRMDMDEFNKMDKTIFEDYIKVGKKADSISTLLKFLRR
- a CDS encoding YiiX/YebB-like N1pC/P60 family cysteine hydrolase — translated: MMFKSIFIWGTIGVCCTLFAPSCKDQERGHAIDLPVDKFHEGDIVFRRGMGLTSQIVLAADSKGTYSHIGILKQIDNNWYVIHAVPGEPDYKGDADRVKIDDLYRFFAPDRASRGAVMRVDGESQAAQRAAQHALALFEAGVLFDHDYNLTDTTQMYCTELVNYVYQKEGIDLSEGRLSHINIPGLGGTYLLPNDIAQNQKLQIIYSF